The genomic stretch AATCTGCCATCCCGCAGGCGCCTCGCGGACTTCATAAAGGGTGCCATGGCCACTGCTTTGAGTGGCCATGTTATTTCCGCATTAGATTCTTGGCAATTCGCATGCCCACCGCGAGCCGTGGGCATGGCACCAATGCACCCGTGGCGACGGGAAAACGTGATATGATACGGTTAATGGCCAAGATTACCACAGCTCAGCTTCTCGCCGAAAAGGCTTTGCAAAAGCCGTGTGGGCAGCACTGTGTTGATTGGGCAATAGGGATGCTTGAGGAAGGGCGAGACGGACACAACCTCACGATGCTCGCGGGTATGTTGCCACCCTATAACCATTTTGAGATTGCAGCCTTGCGTGACCGCGCACTACGTGAGTTAGGAATCGCCGACATTGATCGCGAGCATGCGGAACGCACTTATGCATCAGAGTGTTTGCGGCTTGGACTGGCTGGCGAATCGAACTTACTGGAAGCAGTGAGTGAAATCAAAGACTTGTGCATTGCAAACAATTATCAAAAGGACATTTTTGATTTCTACTTGCTTTATTTTGCCTACGAAGATCTGGAGTGTCGCGGTCAACAGTATTATTGGCCGGGAGCAAACCGCGATGAAATCGAATCTATTATCCGCAAACGCGCCGAACAATTCTTAGCCAATCCTTGCGGAAAATCGCAACGACCAGAGTGGCCGAAACGGTGATCAGGCTGAAAATTAACAGCGTTTTGGACACGTATTCCTACGCTGTCATTCCCTGTGATCTCCGCGTCTCTGCGCGAGAATTCTTGTGGTAATGGATTTCAACAGACGCTTGCTTACGCGCGCGGCTCTAAGTTACTGTTGCTTCCCGAAAAACACCCGCTCCACATTCCCTCGCAGCACATCGTGGCCTAGCGCCACCGCGCGCTCTTCGCTCCAGGAGCGGTCTTGGCAAAACTTTTCGGCGAGGATCTTTGCCAAAATGCGCTTGTACATGCGGAACTTGGGCAGGGCGAATTCCAGCTTGTACATGTCGGAGTAGTAGCCGATTTGCTTGGTGCGGGGGACGGCTTCCAGCCGGGCGGAGGCATCGTGCTCGATGTAGGTGGGCGTGTTGCTGTACCACCAATGCCCGTTGGTCACCACGTTGGGGAAAATCCAGGCGTAACTGGTGAGCTCCTGGTTGGTGACGCTGGCCAGCACGGAAATGGGGAACACGACTTGCGGGAAGGCGTTGAGCAGCTCGCGATATTGGATCAGCGAGACGCGGCTGTCGTATAAATCTTGCCCCTGATAAACGCCGCCGCGGTAGACCGCCCGATTGACGCCAATCATTAAATCGAACGGCAGGCGATATTCCACGCAGAATTCGGCCAGCGTCCAGAAAACAAAGTTGGATAGATCGCGCTGGTGCAGCACGCTGATGGTGGCCGCCGGCTCCAGCGCCGCCTGCACGGCATGATCGGCGGCGGTGGCATCGACTTTGGTCGGCGCGAAATCGGGCGGGAGCGAGACGGCGCAGGCCCGACAGTTTTGCTTGACGAAGTGATCGAACAGCTTGCCGATGGCTTGCCGCAGCGTGGCGGCGTTTTTCACGGCGATGCCGGTGGCCCGTTGCAGCCGCTCCGGCACGGTGGGCTTGGCGAAGTGAAATACCAGATCGTCGGTGCGCAGGCAGGGGATGAACGTGCGGGTATCGAATCCGGTGAGGGCATCGTCAAAATCGTTGGTGAGGAACACCGCTTCCAGTTTCGATTGCTTCATCACGCGGGCGGCGTAATCGGGCTGGCTCATTTGCTTTTGGGCGGAATCGAACAGCGCTTCCCAATTTTGCGGCGTGAGCTTGTCGTCTTTGAAGCCGAGCAGTTCGCGGGCGGTTTCGATGAACCAACTGTACTGAATGGTGTTTTCCAGCGGCGCCATGGCAGCCACCAGGCGGCCGACTTTTTCCTTCGTCGCCAGGCCGGGCTCTTCGATGCGCTCCCGCGACAGGCCGGCGGAATGGGCCAGCTCTGTGTAATAGTGATATCCGAGAATATCTGCCAGGTTAACGCTGGCCGGCTGATGGGCGTTGATGTGCGTGTGCGGATCGATGAGTACGAGATTTTCGAGCTCATTGAACAAACGTTGGCGAAGTTCTTGAGACATGGTTGGGCAATTCCAGATCGGGCAATATTGGCGTGACTTGCAAGTTCGCCATTCTATAATGCGGGAGTGAGCGGCTGCAATAATGTCTTAGTCGAGAGGTTGAACAATGTCCGACGAACGTGATAACTCCAGCGGAATTCCCAGTCCACGCGATTTTCAAAGTTATCGCGAATTTCTCATGAGCTATGCAATTGCTGAGTCGGTGCGGTATATGCTTTCGATCACACCGATCGAACGAGTTCGATTGATGGAGCAACGGACCAAGGAAGCTTATGAGCATTTTGGCCGTGATGAAATCGAAAGCTGTGCTGATCTCGCTGCGGAACTTTCGTTGCGCAGCTTGTACGAAATCAGAAAGCTGCGCGAGCAAGGTCAAAAATAATTCTGCCAGCGGCTAATCTTGCAGCACGCAATACTGCAGCCGCAGAAATTCCCCCAGCGACCAGGCTTGGAAGGGGCAGCCGCGCGCGGTGAAGGGGGGCTCGGCGTCGGTGATTTCGGAAATGTGGTTCAGGCCGTACGAATGCAAATGGGCCACCAGGGGCGGCAGGAACTTTTCGAGGGCTTGCTTTTTAGCGCCGGGCGTGCCGCCGCGGACACGAACCCAGGCCTCGACAAACGGACCGATTAGCCACGGCCAGACCGTGCCTTGATGATAGGCGGCGTCGCGCTGTTCGGGCGGGCCAATGCACTGCGGGGCATAGCCTGGCGAGCCGGGAGCCAGCGATCGCAAACCCGGTGGTGTGAGCAAGTGGGTTTCGACACAATCGACAATGCGGCGAGCCCGATCGCCGTGCAGAATCGACAAGGGCAAGCCGCCGACGGCGAAAATTTGGTTCGGGCGAATTGATGCATCGGCTGTGCCGGGGCGGTGATCGACATCAATTACGTCGTACAAGCAGCCGGCAGCGGAATTCCAAAACCGGCGCTCAAATTGAGCTTGAGCATTTTCGAATACGGCGGTCCAGCGGCGGTCGATGCGGCCGGCAATCCACAGTGCGTTCAACCACAGGGCCTGCACTTCGACCGGCTTGCCGCTGCGTGGCGTGACAACATGATCGCCAATTTTGGCATCCATCCACGTGAGCTGCATGCCGGGCTGTCCGGCGGCGAGCAAACTATCTGTATCTTGCCGGATTCCGTAGCGCGTGCCGCGGGAATAACCTTTCACGATGGCCAGCACAGCCTGTTCGAGTGTCGCGCGATCTTCAGCGCCGATCGGTTGGCCGTGTTGTGCGGCGGAGTGGAGCAACTCGTGCACGGCAATGATGAACCACAGCGACGCATCGACGGAGTTGAATTCGACATCGCCGGAATCGGGAAACCGATTCGGCAACATGCCTTCGCTTACCGTCGCGGACCAAGCGAGCAGAATCTCCAAGGCCACATCGAGTTTGCCCAGCGCCAGGCACAGGCCGCGGAGCGAAACGAATGTATCGCGCCCCCAATCGGTGAACCAAGGATAGCCGGCGATAACAGTGCGGCCGGTTCCACGGCGGACAAGAAACGCATCGGCCGAGCGGTGCAGCGGCGTGGGGAAGTGGGAACGGCGCTGTTGCTCGCTGTGTGCGAGTTCAGTCCACGCTCCTTCTGCGGTTGCGCTCTTTGCGGCGCAAGTGATCGACAATTCATTTCCTTGAGCCGTCCAAATCAACACCGCCGGCTGGGACAAATCGAACTGCCACGTGCCCGGCGAGGCCAGGTCTTCGGTGTAATCCAGGCCACGCTCTTGTTCCTGCACGTACAAAAACTTGCGATACCAGACCGGCGTGTGTGTGTATTGCCCGTTGGTTAGCGCACAGATTTCCGGCACACCGTCGTAAGGCTGCCAGACGAGCCAGTCATTTCGCGTTATTGGCTCAAAGCGGAAGGCGGAATTTTCGTGATGCGTGGAATGATAATCGCGGCCCGACATCAACGGGCGCATCGTGAGTGCGGCGTGGGTCTGACCGTTGAAAGTCCAACGCAGGCAGCAAGCGGCGAGGCCGTGCGGCACGAACAGTTCTTGCACGAGTGTTGTGCCGTCGGGAAGGGAAAACGTCCACTGCGGCCAAGGATCGATTTGAAATTTTTTTAATGCGGGAGCATTGTCGGGGTAGAGGACGTTGGGAGAGTAGCGCTGCGTGGAAATGGGGAAGCGGCCCGCCGGCGTTTCGATCCAAGCATCAAAACCGTTGACCAACACCATGCGGCCGGTCGGCGGTTGGGTAGCAGCGAGAAGCAGGGCATGGTAACGGCGGGCCCGCTCGCCGCTGGTGGTGCCGCTGGCGAAACCGCCCAGGCCATCGGGTTCCAGCCATTCGGTGCAGTTATTAAGTGGCAATGACATGGCGAGTTTTTAAGCACGCGAAGACAGGCAATTCACCACGGAGACACCCAGGCACAGAGAAAATCAAGTGAGCATAGCCAGCGATGGCACAAATTTAGATTTGAAAACAGTTTTTTATCACTCAAACCTTCACTTTTTCTGTTTTCACTTTTTCCACATTCGGCCCGCTGCTCGGTGTCTCCGTGACTCCGTGGTTATTTCCGTTGTGAGTCGCGGAGGGGCCGTGGCGGGGTGTGCGCTTGGGTTGCAGCAGCTTGGCCACTAGGGCGGTCCAGCCGGTTTGATGATTCGCGCCCAGCCCGCGGCCGTTATCGCCGTGGAAGTATTCGTGAAACCACGGATTGCCGTTGAAATTCGGATCGGTCTGAAATTTATCGTACTGGCCGAACACGGGCCGCCGGCCGTTTTCATCGCGCAGGAAAATTTTGGTCAGGCGGCGGCTAAGTTCGTTGGCCACTTCCAGCAGCGTGAGATATTTGCCGGAACCGGTGGGGCACTCGATTTTGAAATCGTCGCCGTAATAATGATGAAACTTCTGCAACGATTCGATCAGCAAATAATTCACCGGGAACCAAATGGGCCCGCGCCAGTTCGAGTTGCCTCCGAACAATCCCCCCTCCGATTCGCCGGGCTCATAATCGAGCCGATACGGCTGGCCGGCGAATTGAATGACAATCGGGTGGTCTTGGTGCCACTTGGAAAGTGAGCGCACGCCGTAATCGGACAGAAATTCCGTCTCGTGCAGCATGCGGGCCAAAACGCGCTTCATGCGGTGGCCGCGCATCATGGCCAGCAAGCGGCGCTCGCCTACGCCGGGCAATTTCCACTCGGCGACCAAATCGGCCAGGTCTTTGCGGTGTTCGCGCAGCCAGAGCAGGCGGGAGGTGAATTCCGGCAGTCGCGCCATTTCCTGAGGCTCCAGCGTTTCGACGGCAAACAGCGGAATCAGACCGATCATCGAAAACGATTTCATCCGGATCGGCGGGCTGGAATCGACTTGGGCAACCGAGCAATACCATTCGTCCTCGTCGTCCCACATGCCAATGCCGCCATCTTCGGCGGCCCGGCAGCCGACGTGGTTCATGGCTTCGACAATCGACAAAAAGTGCTCGAAGAATTTGCTGGCGATGCTTTCGTAGGCCGAATCGTGCAGGGCCAGCTCCAGCGCCATGCGCATCAGGTTCAAACAGTACATGGCCATCCAGCCGGTGCTGTCGGCTTCGGAAATCTGCATGCCGGTGGGGAGCGGGGCGCTGCGATCGAACACGGCGATGTTATCCAGCCCCAGGAAGCCGCCGTCGAACACGTTGCGGTTTTGGGCGTCTTTGCGGTTGACCCACCAGGTGAAGTTCAACAGCAGCTTGTGAAACACGCGCTCCAAAAATTTCAAATCGCCGTGATGGCCATGACGGGCCCGATCGATTTGATACACTCGCCACGCCGCCCATGCGTGCACCGGCGGATTCACGTCGCCAAAGGCCCATTCGTAAGCCGGGAGTTGACCGTTGGGGTGCATGAACCATTCGCGGCCCAATAGCACGAGCTGCTCCTTGGCGTATTCGGCATCGATCAGCGCCAGCCCCACGCAGTGAAACGCCAAATCCCAGGCAGCGAACCAGTTGAATTCCCATTTGTCGGGGACGGACATAATTTCGCGGCACTTCAGATGCATCCAACTGGCGTTGCGGCCGTGGCGGCGCTCCGCTGGCGGAGTCGGTTGTAGTTCGTCGCCGCGCAGCCAACGGGCCACATCGTAATGATAAAATTGTTGGCTCCACACCAAGCCGGCCAGCGCTTGCCGCTGCACGGCTCGGGCGTCGGGATCTTCCAGATTGTGTTGCAGCCGACCATAAAATTCATCGGCTTCACTGCGCAGGCGAACCAGCATGGTGTCGAAATCGGCAAATGCCGGGCTCAACGGCCGCTGAACAAGTCGTGTGCGAATGGTTTGTGAGCCGCCGGCGGGAACCGTCAGTGTAAAATGCGCCCCAGCTTTGGTGCCGGTTAGGGCGGAATTCACCGCCTCGTGTTTGTTATGAATCACATATTCGTGGAAGGCGTCTTTGAAGTAGCCGGGGGCATCGTGCATGCCGAACAGCCGGCGGACGTTGGTGTCGTTGTCGCAAAACAACAATTCTGCATCGCCATCGACATACCAGTGATAGCGACCCAGCGAATAGTGGTCGGCGGCGACCGTGCCTGGCTCCACGCGCGACATGCTCGGCTTGTTGAATTCCGGACGCCACGACCAAATGTTGCGAAACCATAGTTGCGGCAGCACGTGCAGCCGGGCCTCGTCAGGCCCGCGATTGATTACGGTAATTTGCATTAGCACATCGTGCGGATTGGCCTTGGCGTATTCCACAAACACGTCAAAGTAGCGGTTGTCGTCGAAAATGCCGGTGTCGATTAGCTCGAATTCCGGCTGCTTCTTGTCGCGGTTGCGGTTTTCTTGCACCAACCGATCGTACGGATACGCCCGCTGCGGATACTTGTACAGCATTTTCAAATACGAGTGGGTCGGCAGCGCGTCCAAATACCAATAGCACTCCTTCACATCTTCGCCATGATTCCCTTCGCTGTTGTTCAGCCCGAACAAGCGCTCTTTCAAGATGGGGTCCTGCTCATTCCACAAGGCCAGCGAAAGATAGAGTTGCCCATGGTCATCGCACACGCCGGCCAGGCCATCGTCCCCCCAGCGATAAGCGCGGCTGCGGGCCTCATCGTGCGGAAAATAATCCCAAGCGGTGCCGTAAGGGCTGTAATCTTCGCGCACGCAGCCCCATTGCCGCTCGCTCACATAAGCGCCCCATTGCCGCCACGGTTGTTGGCCGCGCTTGGCTTCGTCCAGCCGGCGCTGTTCGGCGGTGGTGTGAATGGGGGATGCCGCAGCACCGTCGCCAGAATGTTGCTGATGGTTGCTCTGTTTATGGTTGGGCATGATCGCTTTCCGACGGCGGGAGGAAATGTTGGGCGGGAATGCGGAACCGCCAGCAGCCCCTGGGCGCGCACCGCATGCGAAATTCTACCCCATCGTTATATTTTCCCGCCACATTCGCCACCCCGCCGCCAGGCCCAACGGCCAATTTACCGTCACCAGCGATATATTCGCGCAGGATTGAACGTACCCCAGGCGGCAGGTAGGCTAAATGGCCATGGATCGCACTTTCGATCAATCCGCGGAACTGGGTTCGCCAGAGGTCTGGCAGCAATATCTGATGGCCATCGACCGCGTTACCCAGCGAATGGAACGAATTATTTCCGCGCTGCAGGCGGCGAATATCGAACATGCGCTGGTCGGTGGCCAGGCGGTGGCATTGTGGGTGGCTACGCGCGATCCGGCAGCGGTGCGCACGACTAAAGATATTGATCTTTTGGTTCGACGCGACGATTTGCCCCGAGTGCGTGCCGCCGGCCTGGCGGCCGGTTTCGATTATTTCGAAGCGCTTGGCGTAGGCATGTTGCTGGATCGGGCCGATCCGAACCCACGACACGCCGTGCATTTGATTTGGGCCGGCGAAATTGCGCGCTCGGGAGAGAAGCACCCCATGCCGACGCTAAACTCGTCGCAGTGCTGGGAGGGAAAATGGCGTGCGGCTTCGGTGCTGGATTTGGTCCTGATGAAGCTGGTGGCTAACCGCGATCAAGATCGCGTCCATTTGCGCGACATGATCGACGTGGGATTGATCGACCGTAAGCTATGTGAACAATTGCCTGCCGATCTGCGCACGCAATTGGACCTACTGATGGCGGAAGCCGGACGGTGAATATGAAATCGCTTAAAAATGTTCCAGGCTGGGTCCTGCTGGTGGGATTCGTTTGCGGGAGCGTTAGCCATTTTGCTGTTCCCGAAGCCACTGCGCAAGACAGCGCGCTAAAAAAGCCCGGGGCCAGCGCGGCGGTTCCTGTGAAAAAAATTCTGTTCATTGCCGGAAAGCCGAGCCATCCGTATGCGCAGCACGAGTTCAATGCCGGTTGCACACTGCTGGCCAAGTGCTTGAACGGCAGCGGCCTGCCCGTGGAAGCGACGGTGGCGAACAACGGCTGGCCGAGCGATCCCAAAGTGTTCGACGGCGTGAATGCGGTCATCCTGTATTGCGATGGCGGCGACAAGCACATGGCGATCGACCATTTGGACGACCTGGAAGCGCTCGTGAAAAAAGGAGTCGGCATGGGCGCCTTGCACTTCGGCGTGGAAGTGCCGGCGGGGCGCGCGGGGGATGATTTTTTGAATGCGATCGGCGGATTTTTTGAAACCAACTGGTCGGTCAATCCCACTTGGAAGGCCGATTTCAAACAGCTTCCGGAGCATCCGGTGACGCGGGGAGTGAAACCGTTTGCCATTTACGACGAATGGTATTTCCACATGCGGTTTCCGGAAAACATGGCCGGCGTGACGCCGATTCTGAGCGCAGTGCCGCCGGCTAGCACCATGTCGCGCAAGGACGGCCCGCATGAAGGGAATCCGACCGTGCGGGCAGAAGTGTCGCAAGGCGTGCCGCAGGTTATGGCCTGGGTGGTGCAGCGGCCTGACGGAAGCCGCGGCTTCGGCTTCACGGGGGCCCATTACCATTGGAATTGGGGGAACGACAATTTCCGCAAGCTGGTGCTCAACATGATTTGCTGGATTGCCAAGGTCGATGTCCCCGCCGAGGGCGTAACTTCCAAAACCCCGACGGTCGACGAGCTGATGGCCAACATGGACCCCAAGCCGCTGGATGCGAAGTTCGATCGGGAGCATTTTAAGCAAATGCTCGACGAGTGGAATGCGGCGAAATAATTCGGAATCTCGAAATTGCAGTTGGAATTTCCTGCAAACTGTGTTCTATTTGCCACAGAAGTTGATGGTCAATGTGCTTCGCCGTAGCTCAGCTTTTTCAGGCTGACTACCCATCCAACCGTCAGGCAAGTTAAGCCTGGCCGACTTTCCACTCAAGGAGTTCAATCATGCCTGAAGGCGCACGCCGACGACCGCTCAAGAAATTGGTCAAACGCATTCAAAAGGGGCGCGTAAATCTGATTGAAGGACGAATCAACCGGCTTTCCAAGCGCAAAGCCCGGGTTCAACGCAGAGCCGGAAGCTGATTGCGTTTTGCGGTTCAATCGAGGAACGACCCCGCGGCAAACTGTTTGATGTTGTGCGCCGCTCTAGGACGCGCGCGAATGACATGTCGCCGTACAGGGCGTGTTGTTATAATGGCGCGTAAGTAACCCCATTGCGTTTGGCCACACGCTCGCTGATGCCCGACCAATACTTTCATTTTCGCATTCCTAATCCGCGCGAAGCTGCCGATCAGGCTGGATCGGCAGATGTTTCTTTCTCCGTGCCCCAGGTACACCGGGTGCGGTTCACGCACGATGTGTTTGGGGCGGATGCGGCGGTGCTGGTCGATTTACTGGAAGCGCCGGACACCCTCCCGGCCCTTTCCCAAAGGGAGAGGGTGAAAGAGCCGGCGCGAGTGCAGTTTTGGCTCGATTCGCACGTGGCGGAAGCCCAGCCTGAGTTGACGCAGCGGATTCATGCGCTGGCGCGGAAATATCGTGATCGAATGGCTTTGGCGGGCAACGTGCAAATTGTGCCCGGCGGCGAGGAGGTGAAAAACGACATTCACATTTTGGAGCGGATGTTGAAGGTGTTTCACGCACATGATTTGGATCGCCGCAGTTATGTGGCGGTGATTGGCGGCGGCGCCGTGCTGGATGCCGTGGGGTTTGCCGCGGCGATTGCCCATCGCGGGTTGCGGCTGGTGCGGTTGCCCACCACCACGCTGGCCCAGGCCGACAGTGGCATCGGCGTGAAAAACGCCGTCAACGCCTTTCAAAAGAAGAATTGGATCGGCACATTTGCGGTGCCCTGGGGCGTAATCAACGATGCGGGGCTGCTGGCCACGTTGCCGGAACGCGATTTTCTGTGCGGATTTGTCGAGGCGGTAAAAGTATCGCTGCTCAAGGACCCGGCTTTTTTCTCCCAGTTGTGTGAATTGGCGCCGCGGTTTCGGCGGCGAGAGATGGACGTTTGCTTGCCGGTGATTCGCCGCTCGGCCCAGTTGCACTTAGCGCACATTACGCAGGGGGGCGATCCGTTCGAAATGTTGGAAGCCCGGCCACTGGATTTCGGCCATTGGAGCGCGCACAAGCTGGAAGTGCTGTCGAACTTTGAGTTGCGGCACGGCGAGGCGGTGGCGATTGGCGTGGCCATCGACACAATTTATTCATCGCTGGCGACCAGTTTGGCGGAAGAAAAATCGCAGCAAGTATTGCGCTGTCTGAAGGATTTGGGCTTCACACTCGATTCGCCGCATTTGCGCGATGCAGAAACCTTGCTGGCGGGACTGGAAGAGTTCCGTCAGCATTTAGGCGGCCGGCTAACCTTGACGATGCTGCATGACATCGGCCAGCCGGTGGAAGTGCACGAAATCGACCGCCGACTGATGTGCCAGGCGATTGAGACATTAAGCCGGTTTGAAGCCGCGAAGTCGCAGCATTGAGAAGAATTAGCCGCAAATAAACGCGAATGAACGCAAATAAGACGGAATCGCAGCAGAATTTTTAGTAAAACCTGCTGCCGTCTGAATTTAATTTGCGTTTATCTGTGTTTATCTGCGTTCATTCGCGGCCATAAAATGTCTTCGCGTCTTCGCGGTTATTAAACCGGTGTGGCAGAAAGCTTTGCGTGCGCGGCGAGAATTAAACTCTCGGTTTCTTCCCAGCCGATGCACGGATCGGTAATCGACACGCCGTATTGCAATTGCTTGATATCGGCCGGCACCTTTTGGCTCCCTTCGACCAGGTTGCTTTCCAACATCACGCCGGCGATGGCCGGGTTCCCCTCCACAAATTGATCGGCCACGCTGTTCCACACCACGCACTGACGGCGGAAATCTTTGTTGCTGTTGGCATGGCTGCAATCGACGATGAGTCGTGACGGCAAGTGGTGCCGGGCCAGCTCATCGGCGGCGAATTTAATGCTGTCGGACGAATAATTCGGCCCGGAGCGGCCGCCGCGCAAAATTAAGCATTCCCACGGATTTCCCTGCGAATGGACCACGCAAGTGCGCCCCTCGTTGTCGATGCCCAGGAAAGCGTGCGGCGTGCGGGCGGCCATCATGGCGTCGAGCGCCACTTGCAGGCTGCCGTCGGTGCCGTTTTTGTAACCCACGGGCATGGATAACCCGCTAGCCATTTGCCGATGCGTGGGGCTTTCGGTGGTGCGGGCCCCGATCGAGGCCAGGGTAATTAAATCGGCAATATATTGCGGCGTGATGGGCTCCAACATTTCGGTGGCCGTGGGCAAGCCCATCTCCGCCACGCGCAGTAAAATGCGGCGGGCAATGCGCAGGCCGCCGCTGATATCGAAGGTGTCGTTCAGGTGCGGATCGTTAATCAGCCCCTTCCAGCCGACGGTGGTGCGCGGCTTTTCGAAGTAAACTCGCATCAACAGAAACAACCGGTCTTGCACGCCACGGGCAAGTTTGGACAGCCGCTGGGCATAGTCCAGGGCAGATTTTTCATCGTGAATGGAGCAGGGGCCCACGATCACCAGCAATCGGGCATCGTCGCCGGCGAGTATTTTTTTGACTACCTCGCGCGAATCGACCACCACTTCCGCCGCTTTCTCAGTCAGCGGCTGCTCGGTTTTGAGTTGTTGTGGCGAAATCAGCGGCTCAATTCGGCCAACGTTGATGTTTTCGGTTTGACGCATAGAGGCGGCAGCAATTCACTGCACTCAATGGATGATGGATCGATGGAATTATCGATTGTAGCAAGCCGCCGCCGCTAGCCGCAATTGCGATACAGGAGCCGGCAGCATGGATGATTGACTAGTGCTGAACGATCAGCGGCCCATTCCGCGCTGCAATTTCGCCGGTTGAAAGTCACCCGTCCATGAGGGGTGCGGCGGCTGCTTGCCCGAGACGAGTGTTTGTTTCCATTTTTCGTCCGTAAGGCGATCTTCGGCGGGCCGAGAGAATTCGTAATAGGTAAAAGCAGGGCCGACGTAGATCATTTTGTCGTCGCCGTTATTGATGGCGGCGACGAGGAAAGTGCAATCGCCGACGCCTTCTTCCAAAACAGTCTGCGTATTTGGATCGGTGTGGACATCGGAGACCGTCGGATCCCACTCGACGCTTTGACTGCTGTCGGCATAAAACAATTTGCAGTACCAACCGGAGTAGGTTGGAGGAGCACCGCAGAAGTGGCTGGGATCCGCGGAAATTAATTTCTTCAACCACTCCTGCTCTTCCTCCATAAACGGCTCACCTGCCAACTCTTTCCGTGCCAGCGACTCGAGTTTTCCAAGCGTTTCGGCCATTTGCTCGAAAAATTCGACCTCGTGGCGCTGGATGTCGGAGTGATCGACATTCGCCAATTTGAAATCGGCGGCGGCAATGCGACGGGCGGCCTCGTCGGCAAAAACTTTCACCCGGGCGAATGTTTCTGGATACGGCTCGACATAGCCGGTTGGGTATTCACATTTTTCTTCCGCGGTGTATGACTGTTTTACATATAACACCGTGTCGTGGCGTAGTTCTGCCCAGGAAGCGAGTTGAGTTTGCAATTGCTTGCGCTGCCAGGCCTGGGTATGCATGACCTCAGGCAGATATTTTTCATTCGTCAAATCGGCCTGCAGC from Pirellulales bacterium encodes the following:
- a CDS encoding ThuA domain-containing protein, coding for MKSLKNVPGWVLLVGFVCGSVSHFAVPEATAQDSALKKPGASAAVPVKKILFIAGKPSHPYAQHEFNAGCTLLAKCLNGSGLPVEATVANNGWPSDPKVFDGVNAVILYCDGGDKHMAIDHLDDLEALVKKGVGMGALHFGVEVPAGRAGDDFLNAIGGFFETNWSVNPTWKADFKQLPEHPVTRGVKPFAIYDEWYFHMRFPENMAGVTPILSAVPPASTMSRKDGPHEGNPTVRAEVSQGVPQVMAWVVQRPDGSRGFGFTGAHYHWNWGNDNFRKLVLNMICWIAKVDVPAEGVTSKTPTVDELMANMDPKPLDAKFDREHFKQMLDEWNAAK
- a CDS encoding amylo-alpha-1,6-glucosidase; this encodes MSLPLNNCTEWLEPDGLGGFASGTTSGERARRYHALLLAATQPPTGRMVLVNGFDAWIETPAGRFPISTQRYSPNVLYPDNAPALKKFQIDPWPQWTFSLPDGTTLVQELFVPHGLAACCLRWTFNGQTHAALTMRPLMSGRDYHSTHHENSAFRFEPITRNDWLVWQPYDGVPEICALTNGQYTHTPVWYRKFLYVQEQERGLDYTEDLASPGTWQFDLSQPAVLIWTAQGNELSITCAAKSATAEGAWTELAHSEQQRRSHFPTPLHRSADAFLVRRGTGRTVIAGYPWFTDWGRDTFVSLRGLCLALGKLDVALEILLAWSATVSEGMLPNRFPDSGDVEFNSVDASLWFIIAVHELLHSAAQHGQPIGAEDRATLEQAVLAIVKGYSRGTRYGIRQDTDSLLAAGQPGMQLTWMDAKIGDHVVTPRSGKPVEVQALWLNALWIAGRIDRRWTAVFENAQAQFERRFWNSAAGCLYDVIDVDHRPGTADASIRPNQIFAVGGLPLSILHGDRARRIVDCVETHLLTPPGLRSLAPGSPGYAPQCIGPPEQRDAAYHQGTVWPWLIGPFVEAWVRVRGGTPGAKKQALEKFLPPLVAHLHSYGLNHISEITDAEPPFTARGCPFQAWSLGEFLRLQYCVLQD
- a CDS encoding nucleotidyltransferase family protein, translated to MDRTFDQSAELGSPEVWQQYLMAIDRVTQRMERIISALQAANIEHALVGGQAVALWVATRDPAAVRTTKDIDLLVRRDDLPRVRAAGLAAGFDYFEALGVGMLLDRADPNPRHAVHLIWAGEIARSGEKHPMPTLNSSQCWEGKWRAASVLDLVLMKLVANRDQDRVHLRDMIDVGLIDRKLCEQLPADLRTQLDLLMAEAGR
- a CDS encoding glucuronate isomerase is translated as MSQELRQRLFNELENLVLIDPHTHINAHQPASVNLADILGYHYYTELAHSAGLSRERIEEPGLATKEKVGRLVAAMAPLENTIQYSWFIETARELLGFKDDKLTPQNWEALFDSAQKQMSQPDYAARVMKQSKLEAVFLTNDFDDALTGFDTRTFIPCLRTDDLVFHFAKPTVPERLQRATGIAVKNAATLRQAIGKLFDHFVKQNCRACAVSLPPDFAPTKVDATAADHAVQAALEPAATISVLHQRDLSNFVFWTLAEFCVEYRLPFDLMIGVNRAVYRGGVYQGQDLYDSRVSLIQYRELLNAFPQVVFPISVLASVTNQELTSYAWIFPNVVTNGHWWYSNTPTYIEHDASARLEAVPRTKQIGYYSDMYKLEFALPKFRMYKRILAKILAEKFCQDRSWSEERAVALGHDVLRGNVERVFFGKQQ
- a CDS encoding glucosidase → MPNHKQSNHQQHSGDGAAASPIHTTAEQRRLDEAKRGQQPWRQWGAYVSERQWGCVREDYSPYGTAWDYFPHDEARSRAYRWGDDGLAGVCDDHGQLYLSLALWNEQDPILKERLFGLNNSEGNHGEDVKECYWYLDALPTHSYLKMLYKYPQRAYPYDRLVQENRNRDKKQPEFELIDTGIFDDNRYFDVFVEYAKANPHDVLMQITVINRGPDEARLHVLPQLWFRNIWSWRPEFNKPSMSRVEPGTVAADHYSLGRYHWYVDGDAELLFCDNDTNVRRLFGMHDAPGYFKDAFHEYVIHNKHEAVNSALTGTKAGAHFTLTVPAGGSQTIRTRLVQRPLSPAFADFDTMLVRLRSEADEFYGRLQHNLEDPDARAVQRQALAGLVWSQQFYHYDVARWLRGDELQPTPPAERRHGRNASWMHLKCREIMSVPDKWEFNWFAAWDLAFHCVGLALIDAEYAKEQLVLLGREWFMHPNGQLPAYEWAFGDVNPPVHAWAAWRVYQIDRARHGHHGDLKFLERVFHKLLLNFTWWVNRKDAQNRNVFDGGFLGLDNIAVFDRSAPLPTGMQISEADSTGWMAMYCLNLMRMALELALHDSAYESIASKFFEHFLSIVEAMNHVGCRAAEDGGIGMWDDEDEWYCSVAQVDSSPPIRMKSFSMIGLIPLFAVETLEPQEMARLPEFTSRLLWLREHRKDLADLVAEWKLPGVGERRLLAMMRGHRMKRVLARMLHETEFLSDYGVRSLSKWHQDHPIVIQFAGQPYRLDYEPGESEGGLFGGNSNWRGPIWFPVNYLLIESLQKFHHYYGDDFKIECPTGSGKYLTLLEVANELSRRLTKIFLRDENGRRPVFGQYDKFQTDPNFNGNPWFHEYFHGDNGRGLGANHQTGWTALVAKLLQPKRTPRHGPSATHNGNNHGVTETPSSGPNVEKVKTEKVKV